The Lycium ferocissimum isolate CSIRO_LF1 chromosome 10, AGI_CSIRO_Lferr_CH_V1, whole genome shotgun sequence genome window below encodes:
- the LOC132035127 gene encoding protein TIFY 9-like: protein MTRSAVELDFFSMEKESTHHAKLESGIAFGDIQSVIPKTDPEVLNPQLPLFSPISRLCCSTENAPLTIFYDATVAFFDVSSDEAEGILRFAERSKIMDAFSPRKQLFVETFSGDLPLARRNSLLRFLEQRKKRLTMVSPYGFPVPPIYGSLGHTASGNKN from the exons ATGACGAGATCAGCAGTGGAACTTGATTTCTTTAGCATGGAGAAAGAGTCTACTCATCATGCTAAACTTGAAAGTGGAATAGCCTTTGGAG ATATTCAAAGTGTGATTCCAAAGACTGATCCTGAAGTTTTGAACCCTCAATTGCCCCTTTTTAGTCCTATTTCGAG GCTTTGTTGTAGCACGGAAAATGCACCTCTGACCATTTTCTACGACGCAACGGTTGCGTTTTTCGATGTCTCCAGTGACGAG GCGGAAGGTATTCTAAGGTTTGCAGAAAGGTCAAAAATTATGGATGCGTTTTCTCCAAGAAAACAATTGTTTGTGGAAACATTTAGTGGAG ATCTACCATTGGCTAGGAGAAACTCCTTACTTAGATTCTTGGAGCAGCGAAAAAAGAG GCTGACTATGGTGTCACCTTATGGTTTCCCAGTGCCCCCTATTTATGGCTCCTTAGGCCATACTGCCTCCGGAAACAAGAATTAG